The Virgibacillus phasianinus genome includes a window with the following:
- a CDS encoding DUF350 domain-containing protein, which produces MDSFWEITYVEIAARYSVVILCTVVFLAVFELVTSYKNWEEIKNGNFAVAMATGGKLFGIATIFRYSIEHNDTIIQSVGWGVFGFILLLLSYFIFEFLTPKIKIDEEIGNGNRAVGFISMLISVGMAFVIGASIG; this is translated from the coding sequence ATGGATAGCTTTTGGGAGATTACGTATGTGGAAATAGCGGCAAGGTATAGTGTTGTTATTTTATGTACAGTAGTGTTTCTTGCTGTGTTTGAATTAGTTACATCTTATAAAAACTGGGAAGAAATTAAAAATGGAAATTTTGCTGTAGCAATGGCTACTGGGGGTAAGCTTTTCGGAATAGCAACTATCTTCCGGTATTCCATTGAACACAATGATACAATCATTCAAAGTGTCGGATGGGGTGTCTTTGGATTTATACTGCTTTTATTAAGTTATTTTATTTTTGAATTCTTAACACCGAAAATAAAGATTGATGAGGAAATTGGAAATGGAAACCGGGCGGTTGGCTTTATTTCTATGTTAATTTCTGTTGGTATGGCTTTTGTTATTGGGGCAAGTATCGGTTAG
- a CDS encoding AMP-binding protein, with protein MEERIWHAHYPKEIPTSIEYDTKPLHHFLIKNAERYKGKKALHFMGKELSFVELYTQAKKLACYFQSLGLEKGDRVAIMLPNCPQAVIGYYAALMAGGTVVQTNPLYMERELEFQLNDSGATFIVCLDILLPRVSNIKGNTSLKHTIVTGIKDYLPFPKNLIYPYIQKKQYHMLVKVEQSEDTHVWGAIMEHSTTNYHPVEVDVKEDLALLQYTGGTTGNPKGVMLTHHNLVANVQMSKAWLYKTREGKETVLGVLPFFHVYGMTTVMNMSIMFGSTMVLLPKFDVEDVLKTIQKQRPTLFPGAPTIYIGILNHPDLKKYDLSSIEACISGSAPLPIEVQQQFEHVTGGRLVEGYGLTESSPVTHSNFVWTKRVNGSIGVPWPDTDSKIFREGTMEEAPIGEVGEIAVKGPQVMKGYWNNQEETDNVLKDDWLFTGDLGYMDEDGYFYIVDRKKDMIIAGGYNIYPREIEEVLYEHEGIQEAVVAGIPDPYRGETVKAYIVKKPGINLSEAELNSYCRENLAAYKVPKIYEFRDELPKTAIGKILRRSLVDEEKEKLQQTGKTI; from the coding sequence ATGGAAGAACGAATTTGGCATGCTCATTATCCTAAAGAAATTCCAACAAGTATTGAGTACGATACGAAGCCGCTGCATCATTTTCTAATTAAAAATGCAGAACGATACAAAGGTAAGAAAGCGCTTCATTTTATGGGTAAGGAACTATCGTTTGTTGAGTTATATACACAGGCAAAAAAATTGGCTTGCTACTTTCAATCGTTGGGACTTGAAAAGGGTGATCGTGTTGCCATAATGCTGCCAAACTGCCCACAAGCAGTAATTGGTTATTATGCTGCATTAATGGCTGGCGGAACTGTTGTTCAAACAAACCCGTTGTATATGGAAAGGGAGCTTGAGTTTCAGCTGAATGACTCCGGGGCCACCTTTATTGTATGTTTAGACATTTTACTACCAAGAGTATCCAATATTAAAGGAAACACATCCCTCAAACATACAATCGTAACCGGTATCAAAGATTATCTCCCGTTTCCAAAAAACCTTATTTATCCGTATATACAAAAAAAGCAATACCATATGCTCGTAAAGGTTGAACAATCCGAAGATACACATGTGTGGGGTGCAATTATGGAGCATTCTACAACGAACTACCATCCTGTTGAAGTCGATGTGAAAGAAGATTTGGCCCTTCTTCAATATACCGGTGGAACAACAGGGAATCCCAAAGGAGTTATGCTTACACATCATAACCTTGTTGCAAATGTCCAAATGAGTAAGGCGTGGTTATATAAAACTAGAGAAGGTAAAGAAACCGTTCTAGGTGTTCTGCCATTCTTTCATGTATACGGAATGACAACCGTAATGAATATGTCGATAATGTTTGGATCTACGATGGTATTGCTTCCGAAGTTTGATGTGGAGGACGTTCTAAAAACCATTCAGAAACAAAGACCTACTCTGTTCCCTGGGGCGCCAACTATTTATATTGGTATATTGAATCATCCTGATCTTAAAAAATACGATCTATCGTCAATTGAAGCGTGTATCAGCGGATCAGCACCATTACCTATTGAGGTTCAGCAGCAATTTGAACATGTTACCGGCGGCAGGCTGGTAGAAGGTTATGGTTTAACTGAGTCTTCGCCCGTCACACACTCCAACTTTGTATGGACGAAACGTGTAAATGGCAGCATTGGTGTACCGTGGCCAGATACAGATTCTAAAATTTTTCGTGAAGGTACTATGGAAGAGGCGCCTATTGGCGAGGTTGGCGAAATAGCGGTAAAGGGTCCACAGGTCATGAAAGGCTATTGGAATAATCAGGAGGAAACAGACAATGTCCTGAAGGATGACTGGTTATTTACTGGGGATTTAGGGTACATGGACGAAGATGGTTATTTCTATATTGTCGACCGCAAGAAGGATATGATTATTGCCGGTGGTTATAATATCTATCCGCGAGAAATAGAGGAAGTCCTGTATGAACATGAAGGGATCCAGGAAGCTGTAGTGGCGGGAATACCGGACCCATACCGCGGAGAAACGGTAAAGGCCTATATCGTAAAGAAACCCGGGATTAATTTGAGTGAGGCCGAACTAAACAGTTACTGTCGGGAGAATCTGGCCGCGTATAAGGTTCCGAAAATTTACGAGTTCCGTGATGAATTGCCAAAAACGGCTATAGGTAAAATTTTGCGACGTTCCTTAGTGGATGAAGAAAAAGAAAAATTGCAGCAAACAGGAAAGACCATATAA
- a CDS encoding TetR/AcrR family transcriptional regulator, producing MKKNKPKYNQIIEAAVEVIAENGYHASQVSKIAKKAGVADGTIYLYFKNKEDILVSLFEVKMGQFIEQIAQSINEKQHVSDKLYALIEMHFRQFAKDHHLAVVTQLELRQSNSELRWKINEVLKPYLSEIDLVIKEGIDDGSFRGDLNLPLVRQMIFGTLDEVVTNWVMNEQRYNLLAQASAVHALIINGLSVKE from the coding sequence ATGAAGAAGAATAAACCAAAATACAATCAGATCATCGAGGCTGCAGTTGAAGTTATTGCGGAAAACGGTTATCATGCCTCACAAGTTTCCAAGATAGCCAAAAAAGCTGGTGTAGCTGATGGAACTATTTACCTTTATTTTAAAAATAAGGAAGATATACTAGTTTCATTATTTGAAGTTAAAATGGGACAGTTTATCGAACAAATTGCTCAAAGCATTAATGAAAAACAGCATGTTTCTGATAAATTATATGCCTTAATTGAAATGCACTTTCGTCAGTTTGCCAAGGATCACCACTTAGCAGTTGTGACCCAGCTTGAGCTTCGACAATCAAATTCGGAATTGCGTTGGAAAATAAATGAAGTGCTAAAGCCTTACTTATCCGAAATTGACCTGGTAATTAAAGAAGGCATAGACGACGGAAGTTTTCGAGGCGACTTAAATTTGCCCCTAGTCAGACAAATGATATTCGGAACCCTGGATGAAGTAGTAACAAACTGGGTGATGAATGAACAAAGGTATAATTTGCTTGCGCAGGCAAGTGCTGTGCATGCATTAATTATAAACGGACTTTCCGTTAAAGAATAA
- a CDS encoding enoyl-CoA hydratase, whose product MGTLALEKNNHVAILTIQKPPANALSSTLIKDIDKQLDEIENDADIKAIVLKGEGKFFSAGADIKEFTALQGRADYQSLSENGQKVFNRIEQFSIPVIAAIHGAALGGGLELAMSCHIRFVTESAKLGLPELTLGIIPGFAGTQRLPNYVGAAKAYEMVLSGIPISGSEAHHYGLANHVVSGEKIFDEAIKLAENIASKSKPTINHIMRLITYTKSDKFNDGAAEEAKAFGKVFGSDDAKEGVQAFLEKRKPSFQDK is encoded by the coding sequence TTGGGGACCTTAGCATTGGAAAAAAATAATCATGTTGCGATATTAACAATTCAAAAGCCACCGGCAAATGCATTATCGAGCACATTAATTAAAGATATCGATAAACAATTAGATGAAATTGAAAATGATGCTGATATCAAAGCAATTGTATTGAAAGGTGAAGGCAAATTTTTCTCTGCGGGTGCTGATATAAAAGAATTTACAGCGCTCCAAGGCAGAGCTGATTATCAATCATTGTCAGAAAACGGCCAGAAGGTATTTAACCGAATTGAGCAATTCTCCATTCCTGTAATCGCAGCCATTCATGGTGCAGCATTAGGGGGAGGACTGGAACTTGCAATGTCATGCCATATCCGATTTGTAACTGAAAGTGCTAAGCTTGGTTTGCCAGAGTTAACACTTGGCATCATACCAGGATTTGCAGGGACACAGCGCCTGCCAAACTATGTTGGCGCAGCGAAAGCGTATGAAATGGTACTTAGTGGTATACCAATTTCGGGTAGTGAGGCCCATCATTACGGTTTGGCTAACCATGTTGTTTCTGGGGAAAAGATTTTCGATGAAGCTATTAAACTAGCAGAGAATATTGCTTCCAAAAGTAAACCGACAATTAATCACATTATGCGCTTGATTACTTACACAAAATCAGATAAATTTAATGATGGGGCCGCAGAGGAAGCCAAAGCGTTTGGAAAAGTTTTTGGATCTGATGATGCTAAAGAGGGCGTTCAGGCTTTTCTTGAAAAAAGAAAACCCAGTTTCCAAGATAAATAG
- a CDS encoding electron transfer flavoprotein subunit beta/FixA family protein, with protein MNIYVLLKKTFDTEEKIAVTNGRIEDDGAEFIINPYDEYAVEEAIKQRDEHGGEVTVVTVGDEDSEKQLRTALAMGADKAVLINTEDDLEDGDQFSTSKILEAYLDEKDVDLILAGNVAIDEASGQVGPRVAERLGIPFVTTITSLEIDGDTVNIDKDVEGDIEKVETSLPLLVTCQQGLNDPRYPSLPGIMKAKKKPLEELEIDDLDVDEDELEPKTKTTDIYLPPEKEAGKVLEGEIEDQVKELVSLLKTDSKVI; from the coding sequence TTGAACATTTATGTTTTATTAAAAAAGACATTTGACACAGAAGAAAAAATTGCTGTTACGAATGGCCGGATTGAGGATGATGGAGCCGAATTTATCATTAATCCCTATGATGAATACGCAGTGGAAGAAGCAATTAAACAGCGAGATGAGCATGGGGGAGAGGTTACTGTAGTCACTGTCGGGGACGAAGATTCTGAGAAGCAGCTGCGTACTGCCCTAGCAATGGGGGCCGATAAGGCAGTTTTAATTAATACAGAAGATGACCTTGAAGATGGCGATCAGTTCTCAACTTCTAAAATATTAGAGGCATATCTTGATGAGAAGGATGTAGATTTAATTTTGGCTGGTAACGTTGCGATTGATGAAGCTAGCGGTCAGGTAGGACCAAGAGTTGCCGAACGATTGGGAATTCCTTTTGTAACAACGATTACAAGCCTGGAAATTGATGGGGATACTGTTAACATTGATAAGGATGTGGAAGGTGATATAGAAAAAGTAGAAACAAGCCTGCCATTACTTGTAACTTGTCAACAGGGACTAAATGATCCTAGATATCCTTCACTTCCGGGAATCATGAAAGCAAAGAAAAAACCGCTTGAAGAATTGGAAATAGATGATCTTGACGTGGATGAAGATGAATTAGAACCGAAAACAAAAACTACTGATATCTATTTGCCGCCGGAAAAAGAAGCTGGAAAAGTTCTAGAAGGTGAGATTGAAGACCAAGTAAAAGAATTGGTTTCATTATTAAAAACAGATTCGAAAGTAATATAA
- a CDS encoding electron transfer flavoprotein subunit alpha/FixB family protein, with protein MSEKLLVIGESRDGSLRNVTFEAIAAAKKISADGEVLGIVCGDSDLENQAQEMIYYGADRVITVKHDNLKTYTPEGYGQAVMAVISDESPTGIVMGHTSIGKDLTPKIASKLEAGLISDATDIDMEDGKAVFTRPIYSGKAFEKKIITSGITFATIRPNNIPALERDETRSGDISTKDIDISDIRMVIKEVIRKASEGVDLSEAKVIIAGGRGVKSADGFKPLEELADVLGGAVGASRGACDADYCDYSLQIGQTGKVVTPDLYIAVGISGAIQHLAGMSNSKVIVAINKDPEANIFNVADYGIVGDLFDVVPMLTEEIKNMK; from the coding sequence GTGAGTGAAAAATTACTAGTAATTGGTGAATCAAGAGATGGTTCTTTACGTAATGTAACTTTTGAAGCTATTGCAGCCGCAAAAAAGATAAGTGCTGATGGAGAAGTTCTTGGTATAGTATGTGGGGATAGCGATTTAGAAAATCAAGCACAGGAAATGATTTATTATGGAGCTGACCGTGTAATAACTGTAAAACACGATAATTTGAAAACGTATACACCAGAAGGGTATGGCCAAGCGGTTATGGCAGTTATATCGGATGAATCTCCAACAGGTATTGTAATGGGGCATACCTCAATTGGGAAAGATTTGACTCCTAAAATCGCAAGTAAGCTGGAAGCTGGCTTAATCTCGGATGCCACTGATATTGATATGGAAGATGGGAAAGCGGTATTTACACGACCGATTTATTCTGGTAAAGCATTTGAGAAAAAAATAATAACCAGTGGAATTACATTTGCAACGATACGTCCAAATAATATTCCAGCACTTGAGCGCGACGAAACTCGTTCAGGCGATATCTCAACAAAAGACATTGATATTTCAGATATTCGTATGGTTATTAAAGAAGTAATCCGCAAAGCGTCTGAAGGGGTAGATTTGTCAGAGGCAAAAGTAATTATTGCTGGCGGACGTGGTGTCAAAAGTGCCGATGGTTTCAAACCATTAGAAGAACTTGCGGATGTGCTAGGCGGAGCAGTTGGCGCATCTCGTGGCGCATGTGACGCTGATTATTGTGATTACTCGCTGCAGATCGGCCAAACAGGTAAGGTTGTTACACCAGACCTATACATCGCAGTAGGTATATCTGGGGCAATTCAACATTTGGCAGGTATGTCTAACTCCAAAGTTATAGTTGCAATTAATAAAGATCCAGAAGCCAACATTTTTAATGTGGCTGATTATGGAATTGTTGGCGATTTATTTGATGTCGTTCCAATGCTCACAGAAGAAATTAAAAATATGAAATAA
- the trxA gene encoding thioredoxin: MAIVHVSDQNFAKETAEGLVLADFWAPWCGPCKMIAPVLEEIDGEMEEKVQIVKLDVDENQETAGKFGVMSIPTLLLFKDGEVVDQVIGFQPKEALVELIDKHA, encoded by the coding sequence ATGGCAATTGTACATGTTTCAGATCAAAACTTTGCAAAAGAAACCGCAGAAGGTTTAGTATTAGCTGACTTCTGGGCACCTTGGTGTGGCCCTTGTAAAATGATTGCACCTGTATTAGAGGAAATAGATGGAGAAATGGAAGAAAAGGTTCAAATCGTTAAATTGGACGTTGATGAAAACCAGGAAACTGCTGGGAAATTTGGTGTAATGAGCATTCCAACATTATTATTGTTCAAAGATGGCGAGGTCGTTGACCAGGTAATAGGTTTTCAACCGAAGGAAGCTTTAGTAGAATTAATCGATAAACATGCATAA
- the uvrC gene encoding excinuclease ABC subunit UvrC: MNQTIKEKLAVLPVQPGCYLMKDKHNTIIYVGKSKALKNRVKSYFAGANDQKTQRLVSEIQDFEYIVTTSEIEALILEMNLIKKYDPKYNVLLKDDKTYPYLKITAERHPRLLVVRKVKKDKGKYFGPYPNVIAARETKKLLDRLYPLRKCNKMPDRVCLYYHMKQCLAPCVYPVSEETNRSIVQSISSFLNGGHKEIKQDIKEKMYQASEDLDFERAKELRDQIQHIEAVMEQQKMTLKDQVNRDIFGYSYDKGWMCIQVFFVRQGKLIERDVAIFPFFDDPKETFISYIGRFYLHQHHPKPKQVLLPLEADADLLKELLEIDVTIPYRGRKKELVKLAMKNAKIALKEKFSIIEMDEERTIKAVENLGEKLHVETPHRIEAFDNSNIQGTDPVSAMVVFIDGRPNKKEYRKYKIKDVKGPDDYETMREVIRRRYSRVLKEDLPIPDLIMVDGSKGQMSAALDVLENELGLDIPLCGLAKDDKHKTSELLYGNPPAIIDLSRKSQEFYLVQRIQDEVHRFAITFHRQLRGKSLFQSELDKIPGVGEKRRRLLLKQFKSIDEIKSKSVDEITKLGIPKNTAETIVNYLNE; the protein is encoded by the coding sequence ATGAATCAAACAATTAAAGAAAAATTAGCTGTTCTTCCCGTACAGCCTGGATGCTATCTTATGAAAGACAAGCATAATACGATTATTTATGTTGGTAAGTCCAAGGCACTTAAGAATAGAGTGAAGTCTTATTTTGCTGGTGCAAATGATCAAAAAACACAACGATTAGTATCTGAAATTCAGGACTTCGAGTATATTGTTACAACATCAGAAATTGAAGCACTTATATTAGAAATGAATTTAATAAAAAAGTATGACCCTAAATACAATGTGCTCCTGAAGGACGATAAGACATATCCATATTTGAAAATAACCGCAGAACGCCATCCTAGACTATTGGTTGTACGTAAGGTGAAAAAAGATAAAGGAAAATATTTTGGACCCTATCCAAATGTCATAGCAGCACGAGAAACAAAAAAATTATTGGATCGTTTATACCCACTACGGAAATGCAATAAAATGCCTGATCGGGTATGTTTGTATTATCATATGAAACAATGTTTGGCACCGTGTGTATATCCAGTTTCAGAGGAAACAAACCGGTCCATTGTGCAAAGTATTTCGTCCTTCCTTAATGGTGGCCATAAGGAAATCAAGCAGGATATTAAAGAGAAAATGTATCAGGCCAGTGAGGATTTAGATTTTGAACGCGCGAAGGAATTACGGGACCAAATCCAGCATATTGAAGCTGTTATGGAACAGCAGAAAATGACATTAAAGGATCAGGTGAATCGGGATATCTTTGGATATAGTTATGACAAAGGCTGGATGTGCATCCAAGTATTTTTCGTTAGACAGGGGAAGTTAATTGAACGCGATGTAGCCATTTTCCCATTCTTTGATGATCCAAAAGAAACCTTTATCAGCTACATTGGCCGATTTTATTTGCATCAGCACCATCCAAAACCAAAACAAGTCTTGTTACCACTAGAAGCAGATGCTGATTTATTAAAGGAACTACTTGAAATCGATGTGACTATCCCATATAGGGGCAGAAAAAAAGAACTTGTAAAATTGGCTATGAAAAATGCAAAGATAGCCCTGAAAGAAAAGTTTTCTATTATTGAAATGGATGAGGAAAGAACGATAAAAGCGGTCGAGAATCTGGGAGAAAAACTGCATGTTGAAACTCCACACCGTATTGAAGCATTTGACAATTCGAACATCCAGGGAACGGATCCAGTATCGGCAATGGTCGTGTTTATAGATGGCCGTCCCAATAAAAAAGAATACCGCAAATATAAAATTAAAGACGTCAAGGGACCAGATGATTATGAAACGATGCGCGAAGTAATCAGACGACGGTATTCACGAGTATTAAAAGAGGATTTGCCAATTCCGGATTTGATTATGGTTGATGGATCGAAGGGGCAAATGAGTGCCGCTTTAGATGTTCTGGAAAATGAATTGGGACTGGATATTCCGTTATGCGGTCTGGCAAAGGATGACAAACACAAAACAAGCGAATTACTTTATGGGAATCCACCTGCAATCATAGATCTATCCAGAAAGTCACAGGAATTTTATCTGGTACAGCGAATACAAGACGAAGTTCACCGGTTTGCAATCACCTTTCATCGTCAATTACGGGGTAAAAGTCTTTTTCAATCAGAATTGGATAAAATTCCGGGTGTTGGAGAAAAGAGACGTCGATTACTTTTGAAACAATTTAAGTCGATCGATGAAATAAAAAGTAAGTCGGTTGATGAGATTACAAAGCTTGGAATTCCAAAAAATACGGCAGAAACAATTGTAAATTATTTAAATGAATAA
- a CDS encoding YslB family protein — protein MSKDQQVYPATLLEDLHTSGAGYDVLRYISLPELLGRESDTLLYFMGRNLARKLTFDTLEDIYNIFEKLGWGKLELIKSKRKELIFSLMSDSVVNRLKASFETDFRLEAGFLAEAIQQLKETEAECTEEINKKIMQVEFSVLVTAY, from the coding sequence ATGTCAAAAGATCAACAGGTATATCCTGCCACATTGCTTGAAGACCTACATACATCTGGAGCTGGGTATGATGTATTACGGTATATAAGTTTACCAGAACTCTTAGGAAGAGAATCTGATACACTATTATATTTCATGGGAAGAAACTTAGCGAGAAAATTAACCTTTGATACGCTTGAAGACATTTATAATATATTTGAAAAACTTGGCTGGGGAAAACTTGAGCTTATTAAAAGTAAACGGAAAGAGCTAATATTCAGCTTAATGTCAGATTCAGTAGTCAATCGTCTGAAAGCATCATTTGAGACTGATTTCCGTTTAGAGGCAGGTTTCCTGGCGGAGGCCATTCAACAACTAAAAGAAACAGAAGCAGAATGTACAGAAGAAATAAATAAAAAAATTATGCAGGTTGAATTTTCCGTACTTGTGACCGCTTATTAG
- a CDS encoding succinate dehydrogenase cytochrome b558 subunit, with product MAGRSEFKYRRLHSLLGVIPVGIFLILHLVVNHYAVYGEERFNEAAQVLENLPFKLVLETIIIYLPILFHAILGVYIVFVAKNNVKKYGFFRNWMFYVQRITGVITLIFLAWHVWETRIQIGMGNAEANFSLMEGIVSNPAMFWFYIIGLISTTFHFANGLWSFLVSWGITQSPKSQKIATYVTLIVFLALSYAGVSALIAFAYGA from the coding sequence ATGGCGGGACGAAGCGAATTTAAATATCGCAGATTACATTCATTATTGGGTGTTATACCAGTTGGGATTTTTCTAATTTTACATTTAGTTGTGAACCATTATGCTGTGTACGGAGAAGAAAGATTCAATGAAGCAGCACAGGTTTTAGAAAATTTGCCATTTAAATTGGTACTTGAAACAATCATTATTTATTTGCCAATTTTGTTTCATGCAATTTTAGGAGTTTACATTGTTTTCGTTGCAAAAAATAACGTAAAAAAATATGGCTTTTTCCGTAACTGGATGTTTTACGTACAACGTATAACCGGAGTTATTACTCTAATCTTCCTTGCATGGCACGTATGGGAAACACGCATTCAAATTGGAATGGGAAATGCAGAAGCAAACTTTAGTTTAATGGAGGGCATTGTTTCAAACCCAGCAATGTTCTGGTTCTATATTATTGGACTAATTTCAACTACATTCCATTTTGCTAACGGGCTTTGGAGTTTCTTGGTATCATGGGGTATTACCCAGTCACCGAAATCTCAAAAGATTGCTACATATGTAACACTAATTGTCTTTTTAGCACTAAGCTATGCAGGCGTAAGTGCATTGATTGCATTTGCTTACGGAGCTTAA
- the sdhA gene encoding succinate dehydrogenase flavoprotein subunit: MSNKKVVVVGGGLAGLMATIKAAETGVNVDLFSIVPVKRSHSVCAQGGINGAVNTKGEGDSPWKHFDDTVYGGDFLANQPPVKAMCEAAPGIINLLDRMGVMFNRTPEGLLDFRRFGGTSVHRTAYAGATTGQQLLYALDEQVRRYEVEGLVTKYEGWEFLGAVIDDDGVGKGIVAQNIKSHEIKSFPSDATIMSTGGPGIIFGKSTNSMINTGSAASILYQQGAKYANGEFIQIHPTAIPGDDKLRLMSESARGEGGRVWTYKDGEPWYFLEEKYPAYGNLVTRDIATREIFDVCVNQKLGINGENMVYLDLSHKDPKELDVKLGGIIEIYEKFVGEDPRKVPMKIFPAVHYSMGGLWVDFDQMTSIPGIFACGECDYSQHGGNRLGANSLLSAIYGGSVAGPNAINYIDELETHVEDMSQELFENRQKEEEEKFEELMKMTGEENAYQIHKELGEWMTDNVTVVRHNDKLLKTDEKLKELQERWNNININDTSRWSNQGVMFTRQLKNMLHLARVITRGAYNRNESRGAHYKPEFPDRLDDEWLKTTIATFDKESNGPVITYEDVDTSLIEPRLRDYSKKH, translated from the coding sequence ATGAGTAACAAAAAAGTTGTTGTTGTAGGCGGTGGATTGGCCGGTCTTATGGCAACAATTAAAGCAGCTGAGACGGGTGTGAATGTGGACCTGTTTTCAATCGTACCTGTAAAACGTTCTCACTCTGTATGTGCCCAGGGTGGTATAAACGGTGCAGTAAATACAAAAGGTGAAGGAGATTCGCCTTGGAAGCACTTTGATGACACAGTATATGGTGGCGACTTTCTTGCAAACCAGCCACCTGTAAAAGCGATGTGTGAAGCAGCGCCGGGAATTATCAACTTGCTTGATCGTATGGGAGTTATGTTTAACCGGACACCTGAAGGTCTGCTTGATTTCAGACGGTTTGGCGGAACTTCTGTACATCGTACCGCCTATGCAGGAGCGACTACTGGTCAGCAATTATTATATGCGCTTGACGAACAAGTTCGTCGTTACGAAGTAGAAGGATTGGTTACAAAGTATGAAGGTTGGGAGTTCCTTGGAGCTGTTATTGATGATGATGGAGTAGGAAAAGGGATTGTAGCTCAAAATATTAAATCACATGAAATTAAATCCTTCCCGTCTGATGCAACAATTATGTCAACTGGCGGACCGGGAATTATTTTTGGTAAATCAACAAATTCTATGATTAATACTGGATCTGCGGCAAGTATTTTATACCAGCAAGGAGCAAAATACGCTAATGGTGAATTCATCCAAATTCATCCAACTGCAATTCCTGGTGACGATAAACTACGATTAATGAGTGAATCAGCACGTGGTGAAGGTGGACGTGTCTGGACGTATAAAGATGGAGAACCATGGTATTTCCTTGAAGAAAAATATCCTGCCTATGGTAACCTTGTTACCCGCGATATTGCAACACGCGAAATATTTGATGTGTGTGTCAACCAGAAACTTGGAATTAACGGGGAAAACATGGTATATCTTGATTTATCACATAAAGATCCGAAAGAATTGGATGTTAAACTTGGTGGAATCATTGAAATTTATGAGAAATTTGTCGGTGAGGATCCCCGTAAAGTTCCGATGAAAATTTTCCCAGCTGTTCACTATTCAATGGGCGGACTTTGGGTTGACTTTGATCAGATGACAAGTATTCCGGGGATTTTCGCTTGTGGTGAATGTGATTACTCTCAACATGGTGGAAACCGTTTAGGTGCTAACTCATTACTATCAGCTATATATGGTGGTTCTGTTGCTGGGCCTAATGCTATCAATTATATTGATGAACTTGAAACGCATGTTGAGGATATGTCACAAGAACTATTTGAAAACAGGCAAAAAGAAGAAGAGGAAAAATTTGAAGAGCTCATGAAAATGACTGGTGAAGAAAATGCTTACCAAATTCATAAAGAGCTTGGAGAATGGATGACAGATAATGTTACAGTAGTTCGTCATAATGATAAATTACTAAAAACAGATGAGAAACTGAAAGAACTTCAGGAACGATGGAATAATATTAACATTAATGATACTTCACGCTGGAGCAATCAAGGTGTTATGTTTACCCGTCAATTAAAAAATATGCTGCATTTGGCCCGTGTTATTACTAGGGGTGCATATAACCGGAATGAGAGTCGTGGTGCGCACTACAAACCTGAATTCCCGGATCGTCTTGACGATGAGTGGTTAAAAACTACAATTGCAACATTTGATAAAGAAAGCAATGGACCAGTTATTACTTACGAGGATGTAGACACTTCTTTAATTGAACCAAGATTACGAGACTATTCGAAAAAACATTGA